The Caulifigura coniformis genome includes a region encoding these proteins:
- the panB gene encoding 3-methyl-2-oxobutanoate hydroxymethyltransferase, with protein sequence MSAASPATTSRVTVPDFVKAKSQGRKLAVVTAYDFLWAGLMDAAGVDAVLVGDSLGMVVQGKETTLPVTLDEMIYHGELVARATKRALVIVDLPFMTYQVSPRQALKSAGRVFKETGAGAVKLEGGVNQSRAIEALAAADLPVMAHVGMRPQSVRRIGRMSAIQRNEDQLVADARAAEAAGAFSIVLELIPRGIAKRISAEVKIPTIGIGAGPECDGQVLVTPDMLGLTEGFSPRFLKRYANLAETVRTAVGQYVQEVRSGEFPTAANSHE encoded by the coding sequence ATGAGCGCCGCGTCCCCCGCCACAACATCCCGCGTGACCGTCCCTGATTTCGTGAAGGCCAAGAGCCAGGGGCGGAAGCTCGCCGTGGTGACGGCCTACGACTTCCTGTGGGCCGGCCTGATGGACGCGGCCGGCGTCGACGCCGTGCTGGTGGGCGATTCGCTGGGCATGGTGGTGCAGGGGAAGGAAACGACGCTGCCGGTCACGCTGGACGAGATGATCTACCACGGGGAACTGGTGGCCCGGGCCACGAAGCGGGCGCTTGTCATCGTCGACCTGCCGTTCATGACCTACCAGGTCAGCCCCCGGCAGGCGCTGAAGAGCGCCGGCCGGGTTTTCAAGGAGACCGGGGCCGGCGCGGTGAAGCTGGAAGGGGGCGTCAACCAGAGCCGGGCGATCGAGGCGTTGGCGGCTGCCGACCTGCCGGTCATGGCGCATGTGGGAATGCGGCCGCAATCGGTGCGGCGGATCGGGCGGATGTCGGCGATCCAGCGGAATGAAGACCAGCTGGTGGCCGACGCCCGGGCGGCGGAAGCGGCGGGGGCGTTTTCGATCGTTCTCGAACTGATTCCCCGCGGGATCGCGAAGCGGATCTCGGCGGAGGTGAAGATTCCGACCATCGGCATCGGCGCGGGTCCCGAGTGTGACGGGCAGGTGCTCGTGACGCCGGACATGCTGGGACTCACCGAGGGGTTCTCGCCGCGGTTTCTCAAGCGTTATGCGAACCTCGCCGAGACTGTCCGGACCGCGGTGGGGCAGTATGTGCAGGAGGTTCGCAGCGGAGAGTTTCCGACGGCGGCCAACAGCCACGAGTGA
- a CDS encoding DUF1573 domain-containing protein gives MRKYLLTRCSLAALSVGGMALPAQAQQTTTTSVITTPVQTGPKLSWAESTFSELSMQFGTVPKGANVVKTVTVTNPFKEDLQITNIGTSCGCFQASTPKKLLKTHETTVISVSMNTIKFSGDRNANLDVTMTFNGRDYKSVRVPLKGFIRTDFEINPPAVNLATVEQGRGTTRSVILRTMRPGMKVTGVRATNPLVKAEVRERAGYGASEFEISVSLDSSAPLGEVRDLLSIRTNDPSTPELQVEVSGKVEPDLVITPQQLTLGNMRPGVPVTKSIIIRGQRPFVIEKLERDTELDVWKSKYSRDSKNLHTINLTMTPPDAPGEYSEVFTISIPGRPEPIKVKAVGTIISAAPSSTATSQAKVD, from the coding sequence ATGCGCAAATACCTGCTGACGAGATGCTCGCTGGCCGCATTGAGTGTGGGTGGAATGGCTCTCCCCGCACAGGCTCAGCAGACGACGACAACTTCGGTCATCACGACTCCGGTTCAGACGGGCCCGAAGCTCAGCTGGGCTGAGTCGACCTTCTCTGAACTGTCGATGCAGTTCGGGACGGTTCCGAAGGGCGCGAACGTCGTCAAGACCGTGACGGTCACGAATCCGTTCAAGGAAGATCTGCAGATCACCAACATCGGGACGAGCTGCGGCTGCTTCCAGGCATCGACCCCCAAAAAGCTGCTGAAGACTCACGAGACGACTGTCATCTCGGTCTCGATGAACACGATCAAGTTCTCGGGCGACCGGAATGCCAACCTGGACGTCACCATGACGTTCAACGGTCGCGACTATAAGTCGGTGCGGGTGCCGCTGAAGGGTTTCATCCGCACGGACTTCGAGATCAATCCCCCGGCCGTCAACCTGGCGACCGTCGAGCAGGGCCGCGGAACGACACGCTCGGTGATCCTGCGGACGATGCGTCCCGGCATGAAGGTCACCGGTGTCCGGGCGACGAATCCGCTGGTCAAAGCGGAGGTCCGGGAACGGGCCGGATACGGCGCGTCGGAATTTGAGATCTCCGTGTCGCTCGACTCATCGGCTCCTCTTGGCGAAGTCCGGGATCTGCTGTCGATCCGCACGAACGATCCGTCGACTCCCGAACTGCAGGTGGAAGTGAGCGGCAAGGTGGAGCCTGATCTGGTGATCACTCCGCAGCAGCTGACCCTCGGAAACATGCGTCCGGGCGTGCCGGTCACGAAGAGCATCATCATTCGCGGCCAGCGGCCGTTCGTGATCGAGAAGCTCGAACGGGACACGGAACTCGACGTGTGGAAGAGCAAGTACTCGCGGGATTCGAAGAACCTGCACACGATCAACCTGACGATGACTCCTCCGGACGCCCCGGGGGAATACTCGGAAGTGTTCACCATTTCGATTCCGGGCCGTCCGGAGCCGATCAAGGTGAAGGCGGTTGGCACGATCATCTCTGCGGCGCCGTCGTCGACGGCGACGTCGCAGGCGAAGGTCGACTGA
- a CDS encoding class I SAM-dependent methyltransferase, translating into MTTAARVGVLAAYLGLAWIALPALAEAQEAAVEDSPARKVAPAGRYTSRRVHDPNGIGKFYMNREIARVMGHQGIQWLERPEREEEERLTLLMEALKLKPGMQVADIGAGSGVISVMIAGRIGDGKVYAVDIQKEMLDALEEKCRLQGVTNVTPVLGTTQSPRLDPESIDLAVMVDVYHEFDFPYEMLQEIAKSLKPGGRVAFVEYRKEDPKVPIKLVHKMSEAQVRKEAELPEFGLTWTETAGTLPRQHVVIFTKGAAK; encoded by the coding sequence ATGACCACTGCAGCGCGAGTTGGCGTCCTGGCGGCGTATCTGGGCCTGGCGTGGATCGCCCTGCCCGCTTTGGCCGAGGCGCAGGAGGCGGCGGTCGAGGACAGCCCTGCCCGGAAAGTCGCGCCGGCCGGCCGATACACGTCACGGCGGGTCCACGACCCGAACGGCATCGGCAAGTTCTATATGAATCGCGAAATCGCCCGGGTGATGGGTCACCAGGGGATCCAGTGGCTGGAACGTCCGGAACGTGAGGAGGAAGAGCGCCTGACACTGCTGATGGAGGCGCTGAAGCTGAAGCCCGGGATGCAGGTGGCGGATATCGGCGCGGGCTCGGGGGTGATCTCCGTGATGATCGCCGGCCGCATCGGCGACGGAAAAGTGTACGCCGTCGATATTCAGAAGGAGATGCTGGATGCGCTCGAGGAGAAGTGCCGGCTGCAGGGGGTGACGAACGTGACGCCGGTTCTGGGGACGACGCAGTCCCCCCGGCTGGACCCGGAAAGCATCGATCTGGCGGTGATGGTCGACGTGTACCACGAGTTCGATTTCCCCTACGAGATGCTGCAGGAGATCGCGAAGAGCCTGAAACCGGGCGGCCGGGTGGCGTTCGTGGAGTATCGGAAAGAGGACCCAAAGGTTCCGATCAAACTGGTGCACAAGATGTCGGAAGCCCAGGTCCGGAAAGAGGCGGAGCTTCCGGAATTCGGGCTGACCTGGACGGAGACGGCGGGGACTCTTCCGCGTCAGCATGTGGTGATTTTCACCAAGGGCGCAGCGAAGTAG
- a CDS encoding Trm112 family protein, giving the protein MAKTPPRPHATYHFPQDPGVALACPACRNGLLREDQRFVCRGPECRRAYLIRDGIPILLESESTVLSVDEWPGKTGP; this is encoded by the coding sequence TTGGCGAAAACGCCTCCCCGTCCCCACGCGACCTATCACTTCCCGCAGGATCCGGGGGTTGCGCTCGCCTGCCCGGCCTGCCGGAACGGACTGCTGCGTGAAGACCAGCGCTTCGTCTGCCGTGGTCCGGAATGTCGCCGGGCGTACCTCATCCGGGACGGCATTCCGATCCTGCTGGAATCCGAGTCGACGGTGCTGAGCGTCGACGAGTGGCCGGGCAAGACCGGTCCGTGA
- the queA gene encoding tRNA preQ1(34) S-adenosylmethionine ribosyltransferase-isomerase QueA — MPDLDRLSAYDYPLPEDLIAHLPADRRDASRLMTLDRDSGAIGHRRFTELPDLLQPGDLLVLNDTRVLPAKLVGVRESTGGRWEGLFLGLDAEGRWDLIAKTRGSIQPGETIAIAAAGEPAPLRLELAARTQTGGWRMKPLAPGTHLELLARFGQMPLPPYIERADPSELDRERYQTTYSRVPGAVAAPTAGLHFTPEVFDRCDARGIGHTFVTLHVGIGTFRPVSVENLADHQMHSEWGAVPQDTVDAIRDTKERGGRVIAVGTTSVRTLESAAGEGELQAWSGETSIFIRPPYAFRVIDGLVTNFHLPKSTLLMLVSALAGREAMLRAYQVAIEERYRFFSYGDAMLITGAP; from the coding sequence ATGCCGGACCTCGACCGCCTCTCTGCTTACGACTATCCGCTCCCGGAAGATCTCATTGCGCACCTTCCGGCCGATCGCCGCGATGCTTCCCGACTGATGACCCTCGATCGCGACAGCGGAGCGATCGGACACAGAAGGTTCACGGAACTCCCGGATCTCCTGCAACCGGGCGATCTCCTGGTGCTGAACGACACGCGTGTGTTGCCGGCCAAGCTGGTGGGCGTGCGGGAATCGACCGGCGGGCGCTGGGAAGGACTGTTCCTGGGACTCGATGCCGAAGGACGCTGGGACCTGATCGCCAAGACGCGGGGATCGATCCAGCCGGGTGAGACCATCGCCATCGCGGCCGCCGGCGAGCCGGCTCCGCTGCGACTCGAACTGGCGGCGCGCACGCAGACCGGAGGCTGGCGCATGAAGCCGCTCGCGCCGGGAACGCATCTGGAACTACTTGCGCGGTTCGGGCAGATGCCGCTGCCGCCGTATATCGAGCGGGCCGATCCTTCGGAACTCGACAGGGAGCGATACCAGACGACGTATTCCCGGGTTCCCGGAGCGGTGGCCGCCCCGACCGCCGGCCTGCACTTTACCCCTGAAGTCTTCGACCGCTGTGACGCCCGCGGGATTGGACACACCTTCGTCACACTCCATGTCGGGATCGGGACGTTCCGGCCGGTGAGCGTCGAGAACCTGGCCGACCACCAGATGCATTCGGAATGGGGAGCAGTTCCCCAGGATACGGTCGATGCGATCCGGGACACGAAAGAACGCGGGGGACGGGTCATTGCCGTTGGGACGACCAGCGTCCGCACGCTGGAATCCGCGGCCGGAGAGGGAGAGCTCCAGGCGTGGTCGGGGGAGACGAGCATTTTTATCAGGCCTCCGTATGCGTTCCGGGTGATCGATGGACTGGTGACGAACTTCCACCTCCCGAAATCGACGCTGCTGATGCTGGTGAGTGCTCTGGCGGGGCGTGAAGCGATGCTGCGGGCCTATCAGGTGGCGATCGAAGAACGCTACCGGTTCTTCAGTTACGGCGATGCGATGCTGATCACCGGGGCGCCCTGA
- a CDS encoding 3-keto-disaccharide hydrolase, with protein MQRLSALPTAGALLAVIFCAGCPATKPPEAKPPVAAEPAATEPAASEAPAKPAEPAKGTETKTESAATPAAAVPSTPARDEISEDVLKLVAPLTKDQVREGWINLFDGTTLFGWTSNREDINWSVVDGTISADSGSNGLLLTSVPFADYELHCEFNAAEGANSGVFLRTLFDPKDVKADCYELNIADTQPEGYVTGSFVGRKQTAEPIKGSGGWKTFDVVVEGNRFDVKLDGKEVISYLDEAPTIRRSGLIGLQKNSGKIQFRNVRLKPLNLQPLMNGVDLSGWRAVPPPAKPKSVAEFKWQEDAVHVTGGPGFLETEKPYGDFVFQIDAATHARDLNSGFFFRAEPGSPTAQSNGYEVQVNNMMQEGDRTKPDKTQQGTGAIFRRATARVVASDDFQWATITLVASGPQFATWVNGYPVVNWKDERPADPNPRKGLRLEPGHLSLQGHDPTTDVSFRKARIGNLP; from the coding sequence ATGCAGCGACTTTCTGCCCTTCCGACCGCCGGCGCCCTACTGGCGGTGATTTTCTGTGCCGGATGTCCGGCCACGAAACCGCCGGAGGCAAAGCCGCCTGTCGCCGCCGAACCCGCCGCGACGGAGCCGGCCGCCAGCGAGGCCCCTGCCAAACCGGCGGAGCCCGCAAAAGGGACCGAGACGAAAACGGAGTCCGCAGCCACGCCTGCAGCAGCCGTCCCCTCGACTCCCGCCAGGGACGAAATCTCGGAAGACGTGCTCAAACTGGTCGCCCCGCTGACGAAAGACCAGGTTCGCGAGGGCTGGATCAACCTGTTCGATGGCACGACGCTGTTCGGGTGGACTTCGAACCGTGAAGACATCAACTGGTCGGTCGTCGATGGAACGATCTCGGCCGACTCCGGTTCCAACGGCCTGTTGCTCACCAGCGTTCCGTTCGCCGATTACGAACTGCACTGTGAATTCAACGCGGCCGAGGGGGCTAACAGCGGCGTGTTCCTACGAACGCTGTTCGACCCGAAGGACGTCAAAGCCGACTGTTACGAGCTGAACATCGCCGACACCCAGCCCGAGGGTTACGTGACGGGAAGCTTCGTCGGACGAAAGCAGACGGCCGAGCCGATCAAGGGATCAGGGGGCTGGAAGACGTTCGATGTCGTCGTGGAGGGAAACCGCTTCGACGTGAAACTGGATGGCAAGGAAGTCATCAGCTACCTCGACGAAGCGCCGACCATTCGCCGCAGCGGCCTGATCGGCCTCCAGAAAAACAGCGGCAAGATCCAGTTCCGGAACGTGCGGCTGAAGCCGCTGAACCTCCAGCCGCTGATGAATGGAGTCGATCTCTCTGGCTGGCGGGCCGTCCCGCCGCCGGCGAAGCCAAAGTCGGTGGCCGAGTTCAAGTGGCAGGAAGACGCTGTCCACGTGACTGGCGGCCCCGGCTTCCTCGAGACCGAGAAGCCGTACGGAGATTTCGTCTTCCAGATCGACGCGGCCACCCACGCCAGGGACCTCAACAGCGGCTTCTTCTTCCGGGCCGAGCCGGGCAGCCCTACCGCACAGTCGAACGGTTACGAAGTGCAGGTGAACAACATGATGCAGGAGGGTGACCGCACGAAGCCGGACAAGACGCAGCAGGGGACCGGCGCGATCTTCCGGCGTGCGACCGCCCGGGTCGTCGCGTCAGATGATTTCCAGTGGGCGACGATCACGCTGGTGGCCTCGGGGCCGCAGTTCGCGACCTGGGTGAACGGCTATCCCGTGGTGAACTGGAAGGACGAGCGGCCCGCCGATCCGAATCCGCGCAAGGGGCTCCGTCTCGAACCGGGGCATCTCAGCCTGCAGGGTCATGACCCGACGACCGACGTGTCGTTCCGCAAAGCGCGGATCGGGAATCTGCCTTAG
- a CDS encoding RNA polymerase sigma factor produces the protein MEDNRIITLVQAAQAGSREAFGELVREFQPSVYGVIVRRLRNSAEASEVTQDVFLRAYRKLDQLREPERFVGWLKRIAVRLSINRATRRPPETMQPPDAFDTYRNSPDQPVSHMLRREDAHELRKGLSSLKPLDRDTLIAFYFEGRSLKELSVRYDSPVGTIKRRLHTARGRLKAVLGEFQPA, from the coding sequence ATGGAAGACAACAGGATCATCACCCTGGTTCAGGCCGCCCAGGCCGGAAGCCGGGAGGCGTTCGGTGAACTCGTGAGGGAGTTTCAGCCGAGCGTGTATGGAGTCATCGTTCGCCGGCTGCGGAACAGTGCCGAGGCCTCGGAAGTCACGCAGGATGTGTTCCTGCGGGCCTACCGCAAGCTCGACCAGCTCCGCGAGCCCGAGCGGTTCGTCGGTTGGCTGAAGCGGATCGCTGTGCGGCTGTCGATCAACCGGGCGACTCGGCGCCCTCCGGAAACGATGCAGCCTCCCGATGCCTTTGACACCTACCGGAACTCGCCGGATCAGCCCGTTTCGCACATGCTGCGACGGGAGGATGCGCATGAGTTGCGGAAGGGGTTGTCGAGCCTGAAGCCGCTCGATCGTGACACGCTGATCGCCTTCTACTTCGAGGGTCGGTCGCTGAAGGAGCTGTCGGTGCGGTACGACAGCCCCGTCGGAACGATCAAGCGTCGGCTGCACACCGCTCGCGGACGTCTGAAGGCCGTGCTGGGAGAGTTTCAGCCTGCCTGA
- a CDS encoding AtpZ/AtpI family protein, which translates to MEFADASLWLSRIFSTIVPGLIGLWIDDRFGTRYFALIGLILGLTSGILHFVQATRGVFSKQGRKSLQSSRSSSGRKLP; encoded by the coding sequence ATGGAGTTCGCCGACGCCAGCCTGTGGCTCAGTCGTATATTCAGCACGATTGTGCCGGGTTTGATCGGGTTGTGGATAGACGACCGGTTCGGGACGCGATACTTCGCCCTCATTGGCCTGATTCTGGGGCTCACCTCCGGAATCCTGCACTTTGTTCAGGCCACCAGGGGTGTGTTCTCGAAGCAGGGTCGCAAGTCGTTGCAGAGCTCCAGGTCCTCTTCAGGGCGGAAGCTTCCGTGA
- the atpB gene encoding F0F1 ATP synthase subunit A: MADPVLHIKDSYFFEVPKFLWPRHYDSVLEVPEFLRKAHPDATVGEWNHALTGKILIPQPFGTLKNLYEKESGFAISKYMILEVAAAILLYFVFTRFADRVSSKEPPKGRFANLMETFVVFIRDGIARKAIHHHADHFVPILGTLFFFILTLNLFGMIPWLGSPTAAFGVTSALALVVFATSLIAGTKEFGPAGMWLNMVPHIDMPWWLAPLKYVIQFMLLIIEAIGLLVKHAVLGVRLLANIVAGHLVLVAILAMIASAAGAASHIYATTAVVATLAATALSVLELGVAFLQAFVFTFLSALFINMASHAH; the protein is encoded by the coding sequence ATGGCCGATCCAGTTCTCCACATCAAAGACTCGTACTTCTTCGAAGTACCGAAGTTTCTGTGGCCGCGCCACTACGACTCGGTTCTCGAAGTGCCCGAGTTCCTGCGCAAGGCTCACCCTGATGCGACCGTGGGAGAATGGAATCACGCCCTGACCGGCAAGATCCTGATCCCGCAGCCGTTCGGAACCCTCAAGAACCTGTACGAGAAGGAGAGCGGCTTCGCGATCTCCAAGTACATGATTCTCGAGGTGGCTGCCGCGATCCTGCTGTACTTCGTCTTTACCCGATTCGCCGACCGCGTGAGCTCCAAGGAGCCACCGAAAGGGCGTTTCGCCAACCTGATGGAAACCTTCGTGGTCTTCATTCGTGACGGCATCGCCCGCAAGGCGATCCATCACCATGCCGACCACTTCGTGCCGATCCTCGGGACGCTGTTCTTCTTCATCCTGACGCTCAATCTGTTCGGCATGATCCCCTGGCTGGGGTCGCCGACGGCGGCTTTCGGCGTCACCTCGGCCCTGGCGCTGGTGGTGTTCGCGACGAGCCTGATCGCCGGGACGAAAGAGTTCGGCCCCGCGGGCATGTGGCTGAACATGGTGCCACACATCGACATGCCGTGGTGGCTGGCCCCGCTGAAGTACGTCATCCAGTTCATGCTGCTGATCATCGAGGCCATTGGCCTCCTGGTGAAGCACGCCGTTCTCGGCGTGCGTCTCCTGGCGAACATCGTGGCGGGCCACCTGGTGCTCGTCGCGATCCTGGCGATGATCGCCTCCGCCGCCGGCGCGGCTTCCCATATCTATGCAACGACCGCCGTGGTTGCGACGTTGGCCGCCACTGCACTCAGCGTGCTGGAACTCGGCGTCGCCTTCCTGCAGGCTTTTGTGTTTACGTTCCTGTCCGCCCTGTTCATCAACATGGCGTCACACGCTCACTGA
- the atpE gene encoding ATP synthase F0 subunit C produces MNAAIRTLVMVFGLSLIASPAFAQEAAAAPLITFSGAIGAGLVVIGAAMGIGKLAAAAFESMARQPEVAGQLFTALIVAAALIEGFTLFAVFVCMQQNPFAK; encoded by the coding sequence GTGAACGCTGCGATTCGCACACTCGTGATGGTTTTCGGTCTGTCGCTCATCGCCTCCCCGGCTTTCGCCCAGGAAGCTGCTGCGGCTCCCCTGATCACCTTCTCCGGCGCCATCGGTGCTGGCCTGGTCGTCATCGGCGCCGCGATGGGCATCGGCAAGCTGGCCGCTGCTGCTTTCGAGAGCATGGCCCGTCAGCCGGAAGTCGCCGGTCAGCTCTTTACCGCCCTGATCGTTGCGGCGGCTCTGATCGAAGGTTTCACCCTGTTTGCAGTGTTCGTCTGCATGCAGCAGAACCCGTTCGCGAAGTAA
- the atpF gene encoding F0F1 ATP synthase subunit B encodes MRWLSMLVMAFTLSVGMAGNVRAADEAHGHAAGDHGHGGHLGENVSPVTMDPSEWKADLAVFSFIVFILLFGALYTKAWPKISSALEEREAGIRRAIADAEKARIDSAAMLQQHQAKLDSVHEEVKAILAEARRDAEHTKNDIIASATTEATAIKNRAVADINLARDQALHELFDKMADQVAAATEHVVGRSVTGDDQSRFIREALSQVSPN; translated from the coding sequence ATGCGCTGGCTTTCGATGCTTGTAATGGCCTTCACGTTGAGCGTGGGAATGGCCGGGAATGTTCGCGCTGCCGATGAGGCGCACGGCCACGCGGCCGGCGATCATGGGCATGGCGGGCACCTGGGAGAGAACGTCTCCCCGGTCACGATGGACCCTTCCGAGTGGAAGGCAGACCTGGCGGTTTTTTCGTTCATCGTGTTCATCCTGCTGTTCGGGGCCCTGTACACCAAGGCCTGGCCGAAGATCTCGTCGGCTCTCGAGGAGCGCGAAGCGGGAATCCGCCGCGCGATTGCCGACGCGGAGAAGGCCCGGATCGACTCGGCCGCGATGCTGCAGCAGCACCAGGCGAAGCTCGATTCCGTGCATGAAGAGGTGAAGGCGATTCTCGCCGAAGCCCGCCGCGACGCCGAACATACGAAGAACGACATCATCGCCTCGGCCACGACCGAAGCGACGGCCATCAAGAACCGGGCCGTGGCGGATATCAATCTCGCCAGGGACCAGGCTCTCCACGAGCTGTTCGACAAGATGGCTGACCAGGTCGCCGCAGCGACCGAGCATGTCGTTGGTCGCAGCGTGACGGGCGATGACCAGAGTCGCTTCATTCGTGAAGCGCTCTCGCAGGTCTCGCCCAACTGA
- the atpH gene encoding ATP synthase F1 subunit delta, with amino-acid sequence MNATELPTRPAHVLEDPSSKAVARVYAVAYLDAAAGAGEQNPVEELDSFRVDVLSRNPAFEELLSSRAVGADEKAALLDRTVVPRASQFFGNFLKVLARHERLDLIPYIAEEVRAEHERRTNQKRVEVRSALPLTEAQLTEITDRLRSQMNFEPIVRSSVDPTLLGGVIIRIGDTVYDSSLRTRIGVLRNRLRERYLNEIQSGRNRFSSAEGN; translated from the coding sequence ATGAACGCGACTGAACTTCCGACTCGCCCCGCCCATGTGCTGGAAGACCCCAGCTCCAAGGCCGTGGCGCGCGTGTATGCCGTCGCCTATCTCGATGCGGCCGCCGGCGCCGGGGAACAGAATCCGGTGGAGGAACTCGACTCGTTCCGGGTCGACGTGCTCTCGAGGAATCCGGCGTTCGAGGAATTGCTGTCATCGCGGGCAGTCGGGGCCGATGAAAAGGCCGCGCTGCTGGACCGGACGGTTGTGCCCCGCGCCTCGCAGTTCTTCGGCAACTTCCTGAAAGTCCTGGCCCGCCATGAGCGGCTCGACCTGATTCCGTACATCGCGGAAGAGGTCCGTGCAGAGCATGAGCGGCGGACGAATCAGAAGCGGGTCGAGGTGAGAAGCGCATTGCCGCTCACCGAGGCCCAGCTGACTGAGATCACGGACCGCTTGCGGTCCCAGATGAATTTTGAACCCATTGTCCGCTCGAGCGTGGATCCGACCCTGCTCGGTGGAGTCATCATCCGAATCGGCGACACCGTTTACGACAGTTCGCTGCGCACGCGGATCGGCGTCCTGCGCAACCGCCTGCGAGAGAGGTATCTCAATGAAATTCAAAGCGGACGAAATCGCTTCAGTTCTGCAGAAGGAAATTGA
- the atpA gene encoding F0F1 ATP synthase subunit alpha, protein MKFKADEIASVLQKEIEDFKGQMQTAEVGRVIEVGDGIARAVGLSSAMAGEMVEFKNGTRGLCFNLEEGSVGIIILGDYLTIQEGDEVKTTGALLSIPVGEAMIGRVVDPLGNPLDGKGPIVSSITRPVEFMAPGVAERKPVTEPLQSGIKAIDAMTPVGRGQRQLIIGDRKTGKSAVAVDTIINQKGGDVICVYVACGQRAANVNAVVEALRAAGAMDYTIVVSATASDPAPLQYIGPYAGAALAEHFMYQGKHTLVVYDDLTKQAQAYRQLSLLMRRPPGREAYPGDVFYCHSRLLERAAKLSDEKGGGSMTALPIIETLEGEVSAYIPTNVISITDGQIYLEPSLFFAGIRPAINVGISVSRVGGNAQTKAMKKIAGSLRLDLAAFRELEAFAQLGTELDKATQLQLDRGRRMVELLKQPQYQPMSVADQVISIYAGTKGGFDHVPVPQVARAEKELLQFIREEKAEIRTAITNSKELSADTEEKLKAALEEFKKRFKAEGVDAPVAKPAAAAAK, encoded by the coding sequence ATGAAATTCAAAGCGGACGAAATCGCTTCAGTTCTGCAGAAGGAAATTGAAGATTTCAAAGGGCAGATGCAGACGGCCGAAGTCGGCCGTGTCATCGAAGTCGGTGACGGCATCGCGCGCGCGGTCGGCCTCTCCTCCGCCATGGCGGGCGAAATGGTCGAGTTCAAGAACGGCACGCGCGGCCTGTGCTTCAACCTCGAAGAAGGCTCCGTCGGCATCATCATCCTGGGTGACTACCTCACCATCCAGGAAGGCGATGAAGTCAAGACGACCGGCGCCCTGCTGTCGATTCCCGTCGGCGAAGCGATGATCGGCCGAGTCGTCGATCCGCTCGGAAACCCGCTCGACGGAAAAGGTCCGATCGTCTCCAGCATCACGCGGCCGGTCGAGTTCATGGCTCCCGGCGTGGCCGAGCGTAAGCCAGTCACGGAGCCGCTCCAGTCGGGTATCAAGGCGATCGACGCCATGACCCCGGTGGGCCGCGGACAGCGCCAGCTGATCATCGGCGACCGGAAGACGGGCAAGTCGGCCGTCGCCGTCGATACGATCATCAACCAGAAGGGCGGAGACGTCATTTGCGTCTACGTCGCCTGCGGCCAGCGTGCGGCGAACGTGAATGCCGTCGTGGAAGCTCTGCGTGCCGCTGGCGCCATGGACTACACGATCGTCGTCTCCGCCACCGCGTCCGACCCGGCCCCGCTGCAGTACATCGGCCCCTACGCCGGTGCTGCCCTCGCCGAACACTTCATGTACCAGGGCAAGCACACCCTCGTCGTCTATGACGACTTGACGAAGCAGGCCCAGGCTTACCGCCAGCTGTCGCTGCTGATGCGGCGACCGCCCGGACGCGAGGCGTACCCCGGCGACGTGTTCTACTGCCACAGCCGTCTCCTCGAGCGGGCTGCCAAGCTCAGCGACGAGAAGGGGGGCGGCTCGATGACGGCCCTGCCGATCATCGAGACACTCGAAGGCGAAGTGTCGGCGTACATTCCGACGAACGTGATTTCGATCACGGACGGCCAGATCTACCTCGAGCCGAGCCTGTTCTTCGCCGGTATCCGTCCGGCCATCAACGTCGGTATCTCGGTCTCCCGCGTGGGTGGCAACGCCCAGACGAAGGCCATGAAGAAGATCGCCGGTTCGCTGCGGCTCGATCTGGCCGCGTTCCGCGAGCTGGAAGCCTTCGCCCAGCTGGGAACTGAACTCGACAAGGCCACGCAGCTGCAGCTCGATCGCGGTCGCCGCATGGTCGAACTGCTGAAGCAGCCCCAGTACCAGCCGATGTCGGTCGCCGACCAGGTCATTTCGATCTACGCCGGCACCAAGGGAGGTTTCGACCACGTCCCGGTGCCGCAGGTGGCCCGTGCCGAGAAGGAACTGCTGCAGTTCATCCGCGAAGAGAAGGCGGAGATCCGGACGGCGATCACCAACTCGAAAGAGCTGTCGGCCGACACCGAAGAGAAGCTGAAGGCGGCGCTCGAAGAGTTCAAGAAGCGGTTCAAGGCCGAGGGCGTGGACGCCCCCGTCGCCAAGCCGGCCGCCGCTGCTGCGAAGTGA